Proteins encoded within one genomic window of Phyllobacterium sp. T1293:
- a CDS encoding 4'-phosphopantetheinyl transferase family protein gives MLPYDLLLDMPEASATPTREHHPAIDIWWWPHTSGQTDWVKIKSRLTREEQDRAAAFRFEKDSIGFMAGRYLQRSILSSYTGIAAEDLHIAVGEHGKPYLADKTALTFNLSNTEGLSILAISRDCTVVGIDAEIHSTLLEEETAQLICSASELATLSALQGAERQSLLLTYWTLKESFLKATGEGLIVDPNRLNVWLEHGTKTIHIEQNLSSDDTGWHHRLFRSPVGHLIAVSAQSERAALAFRQHRFPDQI, from the coding sequence ATGCTGCCATATGATCTTCTCTTGGATATGCCCGAAGCGAGCGCAACGCCCACTCGAGAACACCATCCGGCAATCGATATCTGGTGGTGGCCCCATACGAGTGGCCAGACCGATTGGGTCAAGATCAAGTCGCGCTTAACGCGTGAAGAACAGGACCGAGCGGCGGCTTTTCGATTTGAGAAAGATAGCATCGGTTTTATGGCCGGTCGCTATCTGCAGCGCAGCATATTGTCGTCTTACACAGGAATAGCTGCTGAGGATTTGCATATCGCGGTTGGAGAGCACGGCAAACCATACCTTGCAGACAAAACCGCATTGACGTTCAATCTGAGTAATACGGAAGGTCTATCAATCCTTGCGATCAGTCGAGATTGTACCGTTGTTGGTATAGATGCTGAAATACATTCTACGTTACTTGAAGAAGAGACGGCGCAACTCATCTGTTCTGCCAGCGAGCTTGCAACATTATCCGCGCTCCAGGGAGCAGAGCGTCAATCATTGCTGTTGACGTACTGGACCCTGAAGGAAAGTTTTTTGAAAGCTACGGGAGAGGGGCTGATCGTTGACCCGAACCGTCTGAATGTATGGCTCGAACACGGTACAAAGACCATTCACATTGAACAGAATCTATCAAGCGATGACACCGGTTGGCATCATCGTCTTTTTCGTTCGCCCGTCGGCCACTTGATCGCTGTTTCCGCACAATCGGAGCGGGCAGCGCTGGCATTTCGCCAGCACCGTTTTCCCGATCAGATTTGA
- a CDS encoding glycosyltransferase family 4 protein, producing the protein MQKGTGVATYTRGLIQTARELEYKTGIIHSVQGKLPKDPALREVVLFDDNANRKLTPVAFGRRWMRRRIAAPMGVTPTPIPLTGTVIVKSLQGNLMGSEFLYANNDLFALARHHFKAFGKSLPLSFDKAPDLLHCTYPLPLRARKGLNICTIHDLVPLRLPYLTEDNKRYHYKLLRHLTKSADHIVTVSETSKRDIVKILGVDEKRVTNTYQSVHVPLDLRDKPEDVAADEIAGIFNLDWKKYFLFFGAFEPKKNLSRLVEAYLSAKVDLPLIIVGAPGWKGDQTQLLIDDERFRFYAQTENRIVPGRRIHRFDFVSYSLLISLVRGARAVLFPSLYEGFGLPVLESMQLGTPVLTSTEGSVPEIAGDAALLIDPYDTDSLRNAVKALARDSDLCDHLATLGPKQAELFSPARYSQAVNSLYDGLFNGGV; encoded by the coding sequence ATGCAAAAGGGAACCGGCGTTGCCACTTACACCCGCGGCCTGATTCAAACCGCACGCGAACTTGAATACAAGACCGGCATCATTCATTCCGTTCAGGGAAAACTCCCGAAAGACCCGGCGCTTAGGGAAGTGGTCCTCTTTGATGACAATGCAAACCGAAAACTTACGCCTGTTGCATTTGGGCGACGCTGGATGCGTCGGCGCATTGCGGCGCCAATGGGTGTCACCCCAACACCCATACCGCTAACGGGCACGGTGATTGTAAAGTCATTGCAGGGAAATCTGATGGGATCAGAATTTCTCTATGCAAATAACGACCTTTTTGCCCTCGCCCGCCATCACTTCAAGGCCTTCGGGAAAAGCCTGCCGCTTTCGTTCGACAAGGCCCCGGATCTTCTTCATTGCACCTATCCATTACCACTCAGGGCGCGCAAAGGCCTGAATATCTGCACCATTCACGATCTCGTACCCCTGCGCCTGCCCTACCTGACAGAAGACAATAAACGATATCATTACAAGCTTCTGCGGCATCTGACAAAATCGGCAGACCACATCGTTACGGTCTCCGAAACATCCAAACGGGACATCGTCAAGATTCTTGGTGTCGATGAAAAACGTGTCACCAATACATATCAATCCGTCCACGTGCCGCTCGATTTACGCGATAAGCCTGAGGATGTGGCAGCGGATGAAATTGCAGGTATTTTCAATCTCGACTGGAAAAAATATTTTCTGTTTTTTGGAGCTTTTGAACCAAAGAAAAATCTCTCGCGACTGGTAGAGGCTTATCTTTCAGCCAAGGTTGATCTGCCGTTGATCATCGTTGGCGCCCCCGGCTGGAAGGGCGATCAGACCCAGCTTTTGATCGACGACGAGCGGTTTCGCTTCTATGCACAGACTGAAAACCGGATTGTCCCCGGCCGCCGCATCCATCGCTTTGATTTTGTGTCCTATTCTCTTCTCATCAGTCTGGTACGCGGCGCGCGTGCGGTTCTCTTTCCTTCCTTGTATGAGGGCTTCGGGCTTCCCGTCCTTGAATCGATGCAGCTCGGAACGCCGGTTCTGACGTCCACCGAAGGATCTGTCCCCGAAATTGCCGGCGATGCCGCCCTGCTGATTGATCCCTATGACACAGATTCTTTGCGCAATGCCGTTAAAGCACTTGCCCGCGACAGCGATCTTTGTGACCATCTCGCTACATTGGGGCCGAAACAGGCTGAACTTTTTTCGCCGGCGCGCTACTCTCAGGCTGTCAATTCTCTTTATGACGGCCTCTTCAATGGAGGAGTGTAA
- a CDS encoding alpha/beta hydrolase translates to MTAFPNSSLVTIGDTTFHDVVSNQNGQTYRIFVYRPGGEAPKDGWPILYMTDGNAVIGTAVDAMRAQACYPTGTNVCYGVIVTIGYPVDGAYDPLRRSWDLGPPPGQSYPPFYENSPEVRTGGSEEFLTFVEDQIKPMIEADIPIDRNRQAIFGHSFGGLFVLYSLFTRPAAFTTWIAASASIYWENCAINEFLPRFEAAPATRPGAELFLSCGEYETDKLAPFQRGAADEADRLTQKKITRNNDYSVELMNRLNRLPDSPIRTEFEIYAGENHMSLLPVAVNRAIQTAFAIVKPHLIS, encoded by the coding sequence ATGACAGCATTTCCCAATTCATCATTGGTCACGATTGGCGATACCACCTTTCACGACGTCGTTTCGAATCAGAATGGCCAGACTTACCGCATTTTCGTCTACCGCCCGGGCGGAGAGGCGCCAAAGGATGGATGGCCAATACTCTACATGACCGACGGCAATGCCGTCATCGGCACTGCTGTTGATGCGATGCGGGCACAGGCATGTTATCCCACGGGGACCAATGTGTGTTACGGTGTCATTGTTACGATCGGTTATCCGGTTGATGGGGCCTATGACCCGTTGAGGCGCTCATGGGACCTCGGGCCGCCACCTGGACAGAGCTATCCGCCATTTTACGAGAACAGCCCGGAAGTCAGAACCGGAGGTTCAGAAGAGTTTTTGACGTTTGTCGAAGACCAGATAAAGCCCATGATTGAGGCCGATATTCCGATCGATCGGAATCGCCAGGCGATTTTTGGCCACTCCTTTGGCGGGCTCTTCGTCCTCTACAGCCTCTTTACACGCCCGGCAGCCTTTACGACCTGGATTGCGGCAAGTGCTTCCATCTATTGGGAGAATTGCGCGATTAACGAATTTTTGCCTCGGTTTGAAGCGGCGCCTGCAACGCGGCCCGGTGCCGAACTCTTTCTTTCGTGCGGGGAGTATGAAACGGACAAACTGGCACCGTTCCAGCGAGGCGCTGCTGACGAGGCTGATCGGTTGACGCAAAAGAAGATCACGCGAAACAATGATTATTCCGTCGAACTTATGAACCGCTTGAACCGTTTGCCGGATAGTCCAATCCGGACAGAATTCGAGATTTATGCGGGTGAGAATCACATGTCGCTGCTGCCGGTCGCGGTCAATCGTGCGATTCAGACGGCCTTTGCAATTGTGAAACCACACCTGATATCGTAG
- a CDS encoding FkbM family methyltransferase: MPSQSLLHLHEIANFKRQDLEIAVQNLAHSAYLGDYTAIVRILGRYKFYIDTRDRGFGSHLLLDGYWEIWLTQFCARNIQAGMVVVDVGANFGYYSVLLAELVGATGKLIAVEPNPHAMDFLKRSIDLNGFLRRTHFEQSILSDERTGAAPLFVPHHEPKNATVVEPHFVANPLIGSIIDVPVTTVDQLCKSYDRVDFIKIDAEGAEQRIFGAMEETIARHKPMIVVEFNVERYANSEEFISRLTAVYGTLRRLDFKGKTHIVSPQELLTKNVGEDWLLVVSAQEPT; the protein is encoded by the coding sequence ATGCCATCCCAGTCGTTGCTCCATCTCCACGAGATTGCAAATTTCAAGCGCCAAGACCTGGAAATAGCGGTTCAAAATCTCGCACACAGTGCATATCTGGGCGATTATACTGCGATTGTACGTATCCTCGGGCGTTACAAATTTTACATTGATACCCGCGATCGTGGTTTCGGATCACATCTTCTTCTGGACGGCTACTGGGAAATCTGGCTGACGCAATTTTGCGCACGCAACATTCAGGCGGGAATGGTCGTTGTCGATGTAGGCGCCAATTTCGGTTATTATTCCGTCCTGCTCGCGGAACTTGTTGGCGCTACGGGAAAGCTCATAGCGGTTGAGCCTAACCCGCATGCCATGGACTTTTTGAAACGCAGCATCGATCTCAATGGCTTTTTACGCCGGACACATTTCGAGCAAAGCATTCTCAGCGATGAAAGAACAGGTGCCGCACCTTTGTTCGTGCCGCATCACGAGCCAAAAAATGCAACAGTTGTGGAACCTCACTTTGTTGCGAACCCGTTGATTGGTTCCATCATTGATGTTCCGGTGACGACAGTCGACCAGCTCTGTAAATCATATGATCGCGTCGACTTCATCAAGATTGATGCGGAAGGTGCCGAACAGCGTATTTTCGGTGCCATGGAAGAAACTATAGCCCGCCACAAACCGATGATCGTGGTGGAGTTCAATGTCGAGAGGTACGCAAACAGTGAGGAATTCATCAGCCGGTTGACAGCTGTATATGGCACATTGCGCCGACTGGATTTCAAGGGGAAAACACATATCGTGTCACCTCAGGAGCTTCTTACAAAAAACGTTGGCGAGGACTGGCTGCTTGTAGTCTCGGCACAGGAGCCGACGTGA
- a CDS encoding lysine N(6)-hydroxylase/L-ornithine N(5)-oxygenase family protein has product MTAMFANNDHLRQPNETLDLAGIGVGPSNLSLAALLDSVGQVKAHFYERRASFDWHPGMMLPDVELQSSYLKDLVTPVMPTNPWSFVAYLVAHKRLYAFLNAHYDAVPRREFAQYLAWVAGQLDNVSFDATVREVKHDKDRFVVQFDNGSVAAKNIVLGTGTSPFVPSWATPFLGERCFHNSEAKFRLPDLDVKRVAVIGGGQSGGEVVESLLNAKAGLKELNWFSRRHNFEPINDTAFSNQVFSPEYVYAYLNLNNDQKLEALKASILTSDGLSHSTINSIYRRLYSLRYLEGRDIEAKLSPNRDVIQVEADKDGYRLIVRNRFDGGVEVAHADAIILATGYQFKLPEALSGLQDRIQFDRNSRPALNDEYCLNWNGPKQNRIFAQNAGRYSHGIADSQLSLMAWRSAHIINTLTGQEHFDLEPHDSQVNWLSSGHETLGQSIAVDY; this is encoded by the coding sequence ATGACTGCCATGTTTGCGAACAATGATCATCTGCGTCAGCCGAACGAAACCCTCGATCTGGCGGGTATCGGTGTCGGACCTTCCAACCTGAGCCTTGCTGCCCTGCTTGATAGTGTGGGACAGGTAAAGGCGCATTTTTACGAACGCCGGGCCAGTTTTGACTGGCACCCCGGCATGATGCTGCCCGATGTCGAGCTGCAATCATCCTACCTCAAGGATCTTGTCACCCCCGTCATGCCGACCAATCCCTGGTCCTTTGTAGCTTATCTCGTGGCACACAAGCGCCTCTACGCTTTTCTGAATGCCCATTACGACGCTGTACCCCGACGCGAATTCGCGCAGTATCTGGCATGGGTGGCGGGACAGCTCGACAATGTTTCCTTTGATGCCACTGTTCGCGAGGTCAAGCACGATAAGGACCGGTTTGTTGTACAGTTCGACAATGGCAGCGTCGCCGCCAAGAACATTGTTCTGGGAACAGGAACAAGCCCATTCGTGCCGTCCTGGGCAACACCATTCCTTGGCGAGCGCTGCTTCCACAATTCGGAGGCCAAATTCCGTCTGCCTGATCTCGATGTTAAGCGGGTCGCCGTTATTGGTGGTGGCCAGAGCGGTGGCGAAGTTGTCGAGTCTCTGCTTAATGCGAAAGCGGGATTGAAGGAACTCAACTGGTTCAGCCGTCGGCATAACTTTGAGCCAATCAACGATACCGCGTTTTCCAATCAGGTGTTTTCGCCTGAGTATGTCTACGCCTATCTCAATTTGAACAATGACCAGAAGCTGGAAGCACTCAAAGCGTCAATCCTCACCAGCGACGGCCTTTCGCATTCCACTATCAACTCAATCTATCGCCGACTTTACAGCCTGCGCTATCTCGAAGGCCGTGACATTGAGGCAAAGCTCTCGCCCAATCGTGATGTCATTCAGGTCGAGGCGGACAAGGACGGCTATCGTCTGATCGTACGTAACCGCTTCGATGGCGGTGTCGAGGTTGCTCACGCTGATGCGATCATTCTGGCGACGGGTTATCAGTTCAAGCTGCCAGAAGCGCTATCCGGATTGCAGGACCGTATCCAGTTCGACAGGAACAGCCGTCCAGCACTCAATGACGAGTATTGCCTCAACTGGAATGGGCCGAAGCAGAACCGCATTTTTGCCCAGAATGCCGGACGCTATAGCCACGGTATTGCCGATTCACAACTCAGCCTGATGGCGTGGCGCAGCGCCCACATCATCAATACGCTGACCGGGCAAGAGCACTTTGATCTGGAGCCGCATGACTCGCAGGTCAACTGGCTGTCGAGTGGTCACGAGACACTCGGTCAGTCCATCGCCGTAGATTACTAG
- a CDS encoding polysaccharide biosynthesis/export family protein, with protein sequence MLRMRVGLSLPIDAVPQYLLFRHIGPKRSVSAGLLISTAIALSLSGCALPSSGPSAKQVIEQRKTETRTNYAMVDVNDAVLSYAATRPRESLINRFGAGPRTSDLRIAVGDVVGVNLWEAPPGSLFGGSITSSGLQQSTGGSTAIPPQTVSGDRTIAVPYAGRITVAGRTPSEVERQIAAALEGKAVQPQALVTIQRSTANSVTVTGEVASGARISLSGAGERVLDAIASSGGIRAAASESIIRLTRNGTTARIPFDVLIENPAENIRLKSGDLITVVREPRTILVLGAAGRNAEIPFEASRISMADALAKAAGLNDNRADANGVFVLRYELSSVARRFLAAGNPLLNSGEYVPVVYRFNMKDTSTLLAMQRFEMQPRDVIYIANASGAEWQKVMAIFQGIASPAMSATSIGISAAAAGR encoded by the coding sequence ATGCTGAGAATGCGAGTTGGACTTTCACTCCCGATAGACGCGGTGCCACAGTATCTCCTTTTCCGGCATATTGGACCAAAGAGATCAGTCTCGGCAGGATTGCTTATTTCAACGGCGATTGCACTCTCTCTGTCGGGCTGCGCCCTCCCCAGTTCCGGCCCTTCAGCAAAGCAGGTTATTGAGCAACGGAAAACCGAGACCCGCACCAATTATGCGATGGTTGATGTCAATGATGCCGTTCTTTCTTATGCGGCGACACGTCCTCGCGAGAGCCTGATCAATCGCTTTGGTGCAGGACCACGAACAAGCGATCTGCGTATTGCTGTCGGTGACGTGGTTGGTGTCAATCTTTGGGAAGCCCCTCCCGGCAGTCTCTTTGGTGGCAGCATCACATCATCTGGTCTGCAACAGTCGACCGGCGGATCAACGGCCATCCCCCCGCAAACGGTTTCGGGGGACCGCACCATTGCCGTTCCCTACGCAGGACGCATTACGGTAGCAGGCCGGACACCTTCAGAAGTAGAGCGCCAGATCGCAGCAGCACTTGAAGGCAAAGCCGTGCAGCCTCAGGCTCTCGTGACAATCCAGAGAAGTACGGCAAACTCAGTGACAGTGACAGGAGAGGTCGCTTCTGGCGCACGTATTTCCCTATCAGGCGCGGGAGAGCGTGTGCTGGATGCCATCGCCTCTTCCGGCGGTATCAGGGCGGCGGCAAGTGAGAGCATCATCAGGCTGACACGCAATGGTACCACAGCCCGCATTCCCTTTGATGTGCTTATCGAAAATCCCGCGGAGAATATCCGGCTAAAATCCGGGGACCTCATTACCGTTGTGCGTGAACCGCGCACTATCCTCGTGCTGGGTGCCGCCGGTCGCAACGCTGAAATTCCATTTGAAGCGTCCCGTATCTCGATGGCTGACGCACTTGCGAAAGCGGCAGGCCTGAATGACAATCGCGCCGACGCCAATGGCGTTTTCGTCTTGCGCTATGAACTCTCATCTGTCGCGCGCAGGTTCCTTGCTGCGGGCAATCCACTGCTCAACTCCGGTGAGTATGTTCCTGTCGTTTATCGCTTCAACATGAAGGACACGAGCACATTACTGGCCATGCAACGCTTTGAGATGCAGCCCCGCGATGTCATTTATATTGCCAATGCTTCCGGCGCCGAATGGCAAAAAGTTATGGCAATCTTCCAGGGCATCGCTTCGCCTGCCATGTCGGCCACATCAATAGGTATAAGTGCAGCGGCTGCAGGGCGATAA
- a CDS encoding outer membrane protein, which produces MQKFGAIGLFLAATVLAGNAYAADAVSDTAPPEAVFTEPAFTWTGFYAGVNAGYGFAGDDRVGLRSGGVFLGNIGKLENSGFLGGAQIGYNYQMNNFVLGLEADFQGADINDDLSTRFLGSDVDAHSKINWFGTVRPRLGYAWDRTMIYGTGGLAFGNVKYSVDVDGVNYIDESKTRAGWVAGAGVEHAFTDHLTAKLEYQYINLGSRTVGDNVLSTEATSDFHSVRVGLNYKF; this is translated from the coding sequence ATGCAGAAATTTGGTGCTATCGGTTTGTTCCTCGCAGCTACAGTATTGGCGGGCAATGCCTACGCTGCAGATGCTGTCAGCGATACCGCTCCTCCAGAAGCAGTGTTCACGGAACCAGCATTTACCTGGACAGGTTTTTATGCGGGTGTGAACGCTGGCTATGGCTTCGCTGGCGATGACCGTGTCGGCCTACGCAGTGGCGGTGTATTCCTTGGCAACATCGGCAAGCTGGAAAACAGCGGCTTCCTTGGCGGCGCGCAGATCGGTTATAACTACCAGATGAACAATTTCGTTCTCGGCCTCGAAGCAGATTTCCAGGGTGCCGATATCAATGATGATCTATCGACGCGATTCCTGGGATCTGACGTTGACGCCCATTCAAAGATTAACTGGTTTGGAACGGTTCGGCCGCGCCTTGGCTACGCATGGGATCGCACGATGATCTACGGCACAGGCGGTCTTGCATTTGGCAACGTCAAATATTCGGTTGATGTCGATGGCGTGAACTACATCGATGAAAGCAAGACACGGGCAGGCTGGGTTGCTGGCGCTGGCGTGGAACATGCCTTTACGGATCACCTGACTGCCAAGCTTGAATATCAGTACATCAACCTGGGCAGCCGCACTGTTGGAGACAATGTGCTGTCTACCGAGGCGACGTCTGACTTCCACAGCGTTCGCGTCGGCCTGAACTACAAGTTCTGA
- a CDS encoding helix-turn-helix transcriptional regulator: protein MYKNPMERSEYRSLSSSSDDISSNIEKIDDNWRWSSFPDEQGRYGFKRQICTLQQTSIVYGETSGRLEVVSNGVGATLSFVFMLKGAIDLIDTKNRKVQNIAAGSATSVFDRPGVKAKFYPGSTWVTYLVPVPTLREHFERLMRRPYFQELAFSPLHDFRTGSASALYQTLCYVSEDIAAATSSGREVLAGVYERLLLAKLFMTKPDNVSALNNQSSRRISPRYLQSAEAFMRENIHNSITLDDIAAAAGCSSRALQRMFKEYRDTSPMHILCEYRLSAAHDAIVSGSARNVTDLAMHLQFSNPGASRPCTGMHME, encoded by the coding sequence ATGTATAAAAATCCTATGGAACGTTCTGAATACAGATCTCTTTCGAGTTCAAGTGACGACATATCCAGTAACATTGAGAAGATTGATGATAACTGGCGCTGGTCTAGTTTCCCGGATGAGCAGGGCCGTTATGGATTCAAGCGTCAAATATGCACCTTACAGCAAACATCTATTGTGTATGGCGAGACAAGCGGCCGTCTTGAAGTTGTTTCAAATGGTGTAGGCGCAACATTGAGCTTCGTTTTTATGCTCAAAGGCGCGATTGATCTTATCGATACAAAAAACCGGAAAGTACAAAATATTGCCGCTGGAAGCGCAACCAGTGTGTTTGATCGACCTGGCGTCAAGGCAAAATTTTATCCCGGCAGCACCTGGGTGACATATCTTGTACCGGTACCGACCCTGCGTGAACATTTTGAACGGTTGATGCGGCGGCCATACTTTCAGGAACTGGCATTCTCGCCGTTGCACGATTTCCGTACCGGTAGCGCTTCTGCGCTCTATCAGACGCTTTGCTATGTCAGCGAAGACATTGCTGCAGCTACCAGTTCCGGGCGGGAAGTTCTCGCTGGCGTATATGAACGGTTGTTGCTTGCCAAACTGTTCATGACCAAGCCTGACAATGTCAGCGCATTGAACAATCAATCCTCACGTAGAATTTCGCCCCGCTATCTGCAGAGTGCGGAAGCATTCATGCGAGAAAACATTCATAATTCGATAACGCTCGATGACATTGCGGCCGCCGCCGGATGCAGTTCGCGTGCCCTGCAACGTATGTTCAAGGAATATCGTGACACCAGCCCCATGCACATTCTGTGCGAATACAGATTGTCGGCGGCACATGATGCAATCGTCAGCGGCAGTGCCCGGAACGTAACTGATCTGGCCATGCATCTTCAGTTTTCAAATCCCGGCGCTTCTCGTCCCTGTACCGGAATGCATATGGAATGA